From the Nitrobacter hamburgensis X14 genome, one window contains:
- a CDS encoding NlpC/P60 family protein, translating to MTFPHTTRAAVVAEARAWIGTPYRHQASLKGIGCDCLGLVRGVWRNCIGDEPEAPPPYAPDWAEAKGDETLAAAALRHLIPVARDDLKPGDVLLFRWRDGFVAKHVAIASSERTMIHAHDGAAVCEIALAPWWRRRLAYAFRFPGVLA from the coding sequence TACGACCCGCGCGGCCGTCGTCGCGGAAGCCCGCGCGTGGATCGGCACGCCCTATCGCCATCAGGCTTCGCTCAAGGGTATCGGCTGCGACTGTCTCGGCCTCGTGCGCGGCGTCTGGCGCAACTGCATCGGGGACGAGCCGGAAGCGCCGCCGCCCTATGCGCCGGACTGGGCCGAAGCAAAAGGCGACGAGACGCTGGCGGCGGCGGCGCTGCGCCATCTCATTCCCGTCGCGCGCGACGACCTCAAGCCGGGCGACGTGCTGCTGTTCCGCTGGCGCGATGGTTTCGTCGCCAAGCATGTCGCGATCGCATCGAGCGAACGCACCATGATTCATGCGCACGACGGCGCGGCTGTTTGCGAGATCGCGCTGGCGCCGTGGTGGCGGCGACGGCTGGCTTACGCATTTCGTTTTCCGGGAGTTTTGGCCTGA